Within the Tautonia marina genome, the region TGGGGCCGGATATCATCCGCGTCGAAGCCACCAACGACTACGACCCCGATGTTGAGGAGTGGGAGTTCCCGCCCGGGAGCGAGGTGCGATGTCTCGCGGAATTCCGAGGTGGACGGCAAATCCTTGTTGCTCGGTCGCGGGCGCTCGCGTCGTCGCACACCGTCTAACAGCTCTCATCCCCTCTGTGATCAAGAGCGCACCCGTGGCAGGGGGAAGGGGGCTTTCCTGGAGCAGTTGAGGGCCTGGTGGTTGCGACGGTCCATTCGAAGTCAGATTTTGATTCCGCTGGTGGTGATCCAGGCGCTGGCGACCTGTGCCACGACGCTGGCGACCGCGGCCCTGGCGGCGAGGCGAAGCGAACGGCAGGTGATCGACCGGCTCGACGGGGTGGTGGAGGCGCTCGGGAGGGCGAACTTTCCCTATACGGAGGGGGTGCTGGCCCGGATGAGGGGGCTGTCCGGGGCGGAGTTCATCGCCTACGGGGCCGATGGGCAGGCCGCGGCATCGAGCCTGGCGGGACTGGGCAGGACTCCCCCGCCGCTGAGTGACTTTGATGGGACGGCGCGCTTGAAATCGCTTGGCGAGGCGCCGACGGTCCTCCTGGGAGGGGTTCGCTACTTCGCGGTGGTGCTGCCGGCCTCGGGACGACCGCCGTCGGAGTCGCTTCTGGTGCTTTATCCCGAGACCAGTTGGAGGCAGGCCAGGCGGGAGGCAGCGACGCCGCCGCTGTTGCTCGGGGGCGGGGCACTGGCGATCATGGTCGGGGTTTCCGGATGGATCGTCCACCGCATCACCGATCGGATTCAAGGGGTCGAGCGGCGGGTCGCCCGGATCGCCGAAGGGGACTTCGAGCGGCTCGATCCGGGAGACGAGCAGGACGAGATCGGCGACCTTGAGCGCTCGATCGACGCGATGTGCCTGCAACTGGCGAACATGAGGTGGACGATTCGGCAGTCCGAACGGGCTCGCCTGCTGGCCCAGCTCGGGGCGGGGCTGGCTCATCAGATGAGAAATGCGCTGACCGGAACCCGGATGAGCGTTCAGCTCCACGCCCGGCGCTGCCCCGGCCCGCCGGGGGATCGGAGCCTGGATGTTGCCCTGAAGCAACTGACGATGATCGAGGAACAGGTCAAGGGGCTCCTTTCGCTCGGCCGGGTCGAGGATCGACCTCCATCGGCGTGCGACGTCGGGCAGGTTCTCGGAGAGGTCGCGCTGCTGGTTGGCTCGGCGGGGGAACACGCGAAGGTGGCCGTTGAGGTTCGGATCGATCGGGGTGAGCTTCAGGTGATGGCGGAGGAATCGGCGCTTCGGGCGGCGGTGCTGAACCTGGCCTTGAATGCGATTGAGGCCGCGGGAGGAGGCGGGAGCGTGCGTCTGGAGACCGTTCGGGACGGTGGGATGGCGGTCGTTGAGGTTGTTGACACCGGGCCGGGTCCGCCGCCGGATCTGGCTGGCGTGATCTTCGAGCCCTTCGCCACGAGCAAGCCCGAGGGGGTCGGCCTGGGGCTTGCGCTCGCTCGGCACGTTGCTGATCGGTACGGTGGGACGCTCGCGTGGGACCGGGTCGGCGGCGAAACACGCTTCCGCCTGGCGATGCCTCGGGTGGGTGTGGCTGGAGAGGAGGACGCATGAGCCGGGTCCTGATCGTCGATGACGAGGCGAGCATCTGTTTCGCGTTCCGCGAGTTCCTCGTCGACGAGGGGCATCGGGTGGACGTGGCCGCCTCGGCCGAGGAAGGTTTGACGATCGCCGAGGACACCCCGCCCGATGCGGTCGTGCTCGACGTTCGATTGCCGGGAATCGACGGCCTGACGGCCCTCGCGGAGTTCCGGAAACGCATTGGACCGGCGCCGGTGGTGGTCATCACCGCCTTCGGAGACCTCGACACGGCCGTTCGGGCGATGGAAGGGGGGGCCTTCGAGTACCTGGTCAAGCCGTTCGACCTCGACCAGGCGGGGGAGGTGATCCGGCGCGCCCTGAGCTGGGAGCGCGGCGAGGATCGGCCCGTCGAGGAGGCGCCGGGAGGGGGATCGGAGGCGTTGATCGGGTCGTCTCCGGTGATGCAGGATCTGTTCAAGCGGATTGCGCTCGTTGCTCCGACCGAGGTTCCGGTCTTGATTACAGGAGAAAGCGGGACCGGCAAGGAGCTGGTGGCTCGGGCCATCCACCGGCACAGCGCGCGACGAGCCGGCCCGTTCCTGCCGATCTGCCTGGCGGCCCTGAGCCCGGGGCTGGTCGAGCGGGAGCTGTTTGGACACCTGAAGGGGTCGTTTACCGGTGCGGATCAGGACCGCAAGGGGCTGTTCGAACTTGGCTCGGGGGGAACCGTGCTGCTGGACGAGATCGGCGACGTGCCGATGGGCCTTCAGGTGAAGCTGCTCCGGGCGATCGAACAGCGCGAGGTGACGCCCGTCGGCGATGCAAGACCCCGACCGACGAATCTGCGGGTACTGGCCGCGACGAATCGGCCGCTCGGCGATCTCATGGCGGCCGGCCAGTTCCGGGAGGACCTGTTCTTCCGGCTCAGTGTCTTTCACCTGCACTTGCCGCCGCTCCGCGACCGTCGCGAAGATATTCCGGCCCTGGCGGAACACTTTCTCAGGATGGCCCGCACCTCGACCACCGCCGACCTCCGCTTCACCGAGGAGGTTCTGGCCGAACTCCGCGCGCGGCCCTGGGTGGGGAACATCCGAGAGCTGCGCAACGCCGTCGAACACGCGGCCATCGTCTCGCGGGGCCAGCCGATCCGGCCCGAGCATCTGCCCCCGGCCATGACCGGGTCGGGGCAGACCGCCCCGGCGCCGGTTGATGAGCTGGTGCCGCGGCACCTGGCCGAATGGGCGGCTCAGGAGGCAACGCGACTTCGCGATCATCCGGGTGAGGCGGCCCTGTATGATCGCTTTCTGGAACTGTCCGAGCCGGCCGTGCTTCAGGCCGTGCTGCGGGCCTGCCAGGGCAATCGGGCTCGAGCCGCCCAGGTGCTCGGCATCCACCGGGCGACGCTTCGCCAGAAGCTGAACAGGTACGCCATCTCGACCGACCGCGAACGCGATGCTTGATTGAACGGCAAAGGTCTCCGCGATTCGGCCCGCTTGTCGATCGGGCGAAGATGACGGCCGCCCGGGGCCGGCACTGCGGTGGAAGGAGACCGGAGAGGTCGTCTCGTGGGCCGATCGGTGGTAAGATCGTCGCACCGCGCTGATCGTTTCGGATGTCACGAAAAGATTGAACTAATGAAAATTTGTATTGTTGGTGCTTCGGGAAAACTTGGCCAGTACATGATTCAGCATGCGTTGGACCGCGGCGATGAGGTTGTTGGCGTGTGCCGCGCGGAGAGTGTGGGAAAACTCGATGCCTTCAAGGACCGAATCACCGTGGTGCCTGGAGCAACGAATGATCGCGAGGTGATCAGGAAGGCGGTTTCAGAATGTGATGGAGTGCTTGCGGTTCTGGTTCCCTGGGGGGTGCAGCAGTACGCAACGGGAACCGCTCAGGCGGTTTTGGACTACGCACGCCCCGGAGCCCGCCTGGTCTTCTCGTGCGGATGGCACATCACACGCGATGGTCGTGACGTGTACTCGTGGAGATTCAAGACACTTCTGAAACTCTTTGGATGGATTGCCCGCCTGACGCGATTTGCGGACCTGAACGATCAAGTTGAGGCCTGCCGCCGCATCTTTGCAAGCGAAACGCGCTGGACGGTGGTCCGCGGAAGCGACCTTGAAGAAGGGGAGAGCGAGG harbors:
- a CDS encoding sensor histidine kinase, whose amino-acid sequence is MRRSIRSQILIPLVVIQALATCATTLATAALAARRSERQVIDRLDGVVEALGRANFPYTEGVLARMRGLSGAEFIAYGADGQAAASSLAGLGRTPPPLSDFDGTARLKSLGEAPTVLLGGVRYFAVVLPASGRPPSESLLVLYPETSWRQARREAATPPLLLGGGALAIMVGVSGWIVHRITDRIQGVERRVARIAEGDFERLDPGDEQDEIGDLERSIDAMCLQLANMRWTIRQSERARLLAQLGAGLAHQMRNALTGTRMSVQLHARRCPGPPGDRSLDVALKQLTMIEEQVKGLLSLGRVEDRPPSACDVGQVLGEVALLVGSAGEHAKVAVEVRIDRGELQVMAEESALRAAVLNLALNAIEAAGGGGSVRLETVRDGGMAVVEVVDTGPGPPPDLAGVIFEPFATSKPEGVGLGLALARHVADRYGGTLAWDRVGGETRFRLAMPRVGVAGEEDA
- a CDS encoding sigma-54-dependent transcriptional regulator gives rise to the protein MSRVLIVDDEASICFAFREFLVDEGHRVDVAASAEEGLTIAEDTPPDAVVLDVRLPGIDGLTALAEFRKRIGPAPVVVITAFGDLDTAVRAMEGGAFEYLVKPFDLDQAGEVIRRALSWERGEDRPVEEAPGGGSEALIGSSPVMQDLFKRIALVAPTEVPVLITGESGTGKELVARAIHRHSARRAGPFLPICLAALSPGLVERELFGHLKGSFTGADQDRKGLFELGSGGTVLLDEIGDVPMGLQVKLLRAIEQREVTPVGDARPRPTNLRVLAATNRPLGDLMAAGQFREDLFFRLSVFHLHLPPLRDRREDIPALAEHFLRMARTSTTADLRFTEEVLAELRARPWVGNIRELRNAVEHAAIVSRGQPIRPEHLPPAMTGSGQTAPAPVDELVPRHLAEWAAQEATRLRDHPGEAALYDRFLELSEPAVLQAVLRACQGNRARAAQVLGIHRATLRQKLNRYAISTDRERDA
- a CDS encoding NAD(P)-dependent oxidoreductase produces the protein MKICIVGASGKLGQYMIQHALDRGDEVVGVCRAESVGKLDAFKDRITVVPGATNDREVIRKAVSECDGVLAVLVPWGVQQYATGTAQAVLDYARPGARLVFSCGWHITRDGRDVYSWRFKTLLKLFGWIARLTRFADLNDQVEACRRIFASETRWTVVRGSDLEEGESEGLPVWSRHVGDPVLQSNITRRVDFALFMVAALSNDELIHEAPAIVSCKSPSALANA